In Epinephelus lanceolatus isolate andai-2023 chromosome 16, ASM4190304v1, whole genome shotgun sequence, one DNA window encodes the following:
- the LOC117263947 gene encoding tumor necrosis factor-like, with translation MEGECKVMLDAAVDADARKQTTPVRPGSKLTTALLVFTLCLASAAAAVLVYNRQTKGPGQDEENFDLRHTLRQISNVRAAIHLEGEYNPERTTSVEWRSQVDQSHSQGGLRLEDNEIVIPQHGLYFVYSQASFRVNCSESDDIISQPLVHLSHTVKRWSKSYGNDDGQKSYQTILHSIRTVCQKTADSNPAEDGHWFSTVYMGAVFNLRKGDRLKTEMPMRMLQSLEDEPGKTFFGVFAL, from the exons ATGGAAGGTGAATGCAAAGTAATGCTGGATGCCGCTGTCGACGCAGACGCCAGGAAACAAACAACGCCAGTCAGACCCGGCTCGAAGCTAACCACAGCCCTGCTGGTGTTCACACTCTGCCtcgcctctgctgctgctgccgtcctCGTCTACAACAGGCAAACCAAG GGCCCAGGACAAGATGAAGAAAATTTCG ATCTCCGTCACACCTTGAGGCAAATTTCAAACGTCAGAGCGGCCATTCATCTAGAAG GAGAATACAACCCTGAGAGGACGACCTCAGTGGAATGGAGGAGTCAGGTGGACCAGTCCCACTCTCAAGGAGGGCTGCGGCTCGAAGACAATGAAATTGTGATTCCTCAACATGGCCTCTACTTCGTCTACAGCCAAGCTTCTTTCCGGGTCAACTGCAGTgaatctgatgacatcatctcacAGCCCTTGGTCCACCTGAGCCACACTGTGAAGCGCTGGTCCAAATCATACGGGAACGACGATGGCCAGAAGTCCTACCAGACCATCCTGCACTCCATCCGCACCGTCTGCCAGAAGACAGCCGACAGCAATCCCGCCGAGGACGGGCACTGGTTCTCCACCGTGTACATGGGAGCTGTGTTCAACCTGAGGAAGGGGGACAGACTCAAGACGGAGATGCCAATGAGGATGCTGCAGAGCCTGGAGGACGAGCCGGGGAAGACCTTCTTTGGTGTGTTTGCCTTGTGA